The nucleotide sequence GACCCATACAAATACTCTAACGAGCAACAGGAAAAAGAAATCATACTTCACGAGGACCACTTAGAGGTTGCCAGAGACGCAGCAAGAAAGTCAATGGTTCTGCTTAAAAATGAAGGTGACATCTTGCCTTTGAAAAATTCTCAAAAAATCGCCCTTATAGGCCCACTTGCAGATGATCAATTCCACATCATAGGAAATTGGGCAGCAAAAGGTGATAGAGACGGAATTGCAGTTAGTGTCAAAGAAGGGTTTGAAGCTCAAAATAAGAATTTCGCTTTCGCGAAAGCGTGTAACATAGAAGATTCTGAACAGCCCGACTTCACTGAAGCCATCAAGATCGCAAAAGCGGCGGATGTGGTAGTGATGGTAATGGGTGAATCAGAGCGAATGAGTGGTGAGGCCGCAAGTAGAACTAATCTTTTGTTGCCAGGCTACCAACAGCAACTCATTGCAGAAATAAAGAAAACAGAAACACCTATAGTACTGGTATTGTACAACGGTAGACCTTTGAACCTTAGCTATGAAAGTGAGGCAGCTGATGCAATTGTAGAAGCTTGGTTTCCAGGAACAAGCGGTGGCCATGCGGTAACAGATGTATTGTACGGTGATTACAACCCAGCAGGAAAACTAACAGTGACTTTCCCAAGAAACGTAGGTCAGATTCCTATCTACTACAATATGAAGAACACAGGTAGACCTCAGGATATTCCAGGTGCGCACGAGAGATATGTATCTAAATATATCGATGTCGACAACTCTCCCATGTATCCTTTTGGCTACGGACTTAGTTATACAAAGTTTACCTATGGTAGGCCAGAATTATCCTCAAAAACAATGACTGTTGATGATTCTATAACAATATCAACAACGGTGACTAACAGTGGTGACTATGATGGTGAAGAGGTCGTACAACTCTATATCAAGGATCGTTTTGCCAGTATCACAAGACCAGTCAAGGAGTTGAAAGGCTTCGAAAAGATATTCCTGAAAAAAGGGGAAACCAAAACAATAGAATTTACTATCACACCAGAAGATCTAAAGTTTCACAACAACAAATTGGAATTTGTCAATGAAGCAGGCGATTATGACTTGTTCGTCGCTGGTGATTCTGACAATGAGTTTACCAACTCCTTCAATTTTGAATTCAAAAAATCTAAAACTTAAGCTATTATGAAATATTCTTTACTTTTTGTTTTCGCGATTTGCGCTTACATTGGGTCCGCTCAATGTACTGATCCAGACATCACAGATTTTGAATGTACCACACCGTCTCACCCTATCACTGGAGCTCTTGTAACGGTAACAAATCCATTTCCGCACGATATAAATCGCAGCGCAAATGTCGGTAGATATACAGACGATGGAACTCAAGGCTTTGACGCCTTGGTAGTTGACTACGGAGCAGCAATAGACTTGTCTGTGAACCCAATACTTAAACTTAAATTCTACTCAACGAATTCAGTTCAGGTTTTAGCCAAGCTGGAAGGTGGAACTCCTCAAGAAATTTTTTCTGATTTCAGCCAGTTAAATACATGGCAAGAATTTTCATTTGACTTTACCGCTTCTCAAGGAAGTGGAAATACCAGAGTAGTATTTTTTATTAATCCAGGTGTTTCAACAGGAACTACTTCAGATTTTTACTATTTAGATGATATATTATTTGATGATTCCGTAGTGACGCCATGTGAGGAACCGTTCATCACAAATTTTGAATGCTCTCCTGCTACGCAAACCATTAATGGTGCATTGATACCAGTAGCAAATTCCGTCTCAGGTGGTATCAATACTAGTCCGACTATAGGACAGTATACCGATAATGGTACTGCTGGATTTGACGCCCTGGTTATAGATTATGGTAGCGTCATCGATCTTTCCGAAGATAATCTATTTAAAATCAAGTTTTATTCTCCTAGCTCTGTTCAGATCTTAGCTAAACTTGAAGGTGGCACACCTCAAGAAATATTTTCAGATTTCAGTCAAGTTAATACCTGGGAAGAGTTCATATTTGACTTCAGTGCTTCTCAAGGCCAGGGAAATACACGTCTGGTTCTGTTCTTCAATCCAAATGTTACGACGGGAACACCTAATGATATTTATTATATCGACGAGTTACAGTTTGGAACGGTAGAAAGAACGGTTTACAGCTACAAAAACGACGCTGTCGCTTGGACTCCTAACGAACCTAGTAATGGCATAGATATCTCAACAACACTAGATAATGTTTTGATTCAA is from Nonlabens sp. YIK11 and encodes:
- the bglX gene encoding beta-glucosidase BglX, whose translation is MKKATYISVLVLAILLSSSFEKHRNTSYYPPSDSEIETKIDSLLSIMTLDEKIGQTVLYSSIEDQTGPIMDPNYVNYLKNGEIGAIFNATGSAFTRELQKVAVEETRLGIPLIFGYDVIHGYKTIFPIPMGEASSWDLELMEKTAQIAAKEAAAEGLHWTFAPMIDVARDARWGRIAEGAGEDTFLGSKIARARVKGFQGDDLNDRYSILACAKHYAAYGAAQAGRDYHTVDMSLNTLRETYLPPFKAALDQDVATFMTAFNELNGVPATGNSFLLKDILRDEWNFDGFVVTDYTSINEMVHHGSAETLEHAGEIAMNSGVDMDMQGGVFKDYMKKSIEDGKIKISRLDEAVRDILRLKFKLGLFEDPYKYSNEQQEKEIILHEDHLEVARDAARKSMVLLKNEGDILPLKNSQKIALIGPLADDQFHIIGNWAAKGDRDGIAVSVKEGFEAQNKNFAFAKACNIEDSEQPDFTEAIKIAKAADVVVMVMGESERMSGEAASRTNLLLPGYQQQLIAEIKKTETPIVLVLYNGRPLNLSYESEAADAIVEAWFPGTSGGHAVTDVLYGDYNPAGKLTVTFPRNVGQIPIYYNMKNTGRPQDIPGAHERYVSKYIDVDNSPMYPFGYGLSYTKFTYGRPELSSKTMTVDDSITISTTVTNSGDYDGEEVVQLYIKDRFASITRPVKELKGFEKIFLKKGETKTIEFTITPEDLKFHNNKLEFVNEAGDYDLFVAGDSDNEFTNSFNFEFKKSKT